A section of the Piliocolobus tephrosceles isolate RC106 chromosome 14, ASM277652v3, whole genome shotgun sequence genome encodes:
- the TLR4 gene encoding toll-like receptor 4 yields the protein MTSALRLAGTLIPAMAFLSCVRPESWEPCVEVVPNITYQCMELNFYKIPDNIPFSTKNLDLSFNPLRHLGSYSFFRFPELQVLDLSRCEIQTIEDGAYQSLSHLSTLILTGNPIQSLALGAFSGLSSLQKLVAVETNLASLENFPIGHLKTLKELNVAHNLIQSFKLPEYFSNLTNLEHLDLSSNKIQNIYCKDLQVLHQMPLPNLSLDLSLNPINFIQPGAFKEIRLHKLTLRSNFDGLNVMKTCIQGLAGLEVHRLVLGEFRNQRNLEEFDKSALEGLCNLTIEEFRLAYLDYYLNNIIDLFNCLANVSSFSLVSVTIKRVEDFSYNFRWQHLELVNCKFEQFPTLELKSLKRLTFTANKGGNAFSEVYLPSLEFLDLSRNGLSFKGCCSQNDFGTTSLKYLDLSFNDVITMSSNFLGLEQLEHLDFQHSNLKQMSEFSVFLSLRNLIYLDISHTHTRVAFNGIFDGLLSLKILKMAGNSFQENFLPDIFTDLKNLTFLDLSQCQLEQLSPTAFDTLSKLQVLNMSHNNFFSLDTFPYKCLRSLQVLDYSLNHIMTSKNQELQHFPSSLAFLNLTQNDFACTCEHQSFLKWIKDQRQFLVEGERMECATPSDKQGMPVLSLNITCQMNKTIIGVSVFSVLVVSVVAVLVYKFYFHLMLLAGCIKYGRGENIYDAFVIYSSQDEDWVRNELVKNLEEGVPPFKLCLHYRDFIPGVAIAANIIHEGFHKSRKVIVVVSQHFIQSRWCIFEYEIAQTWQFLSSRAGIIFIVLQKVEKTLLRQQVELYRLLSRNTYLEWEDSVLGQHIFWRRLRKALLDGRSWNPEEQWVQDATSKKQQLSEEEK from the exons GTGGTTCCTAACATTACTTATCAATGCATGGAGCTGAATTTCTACAAAATCCCCGACAACATCCCCTTCTCAACCAAGAACCTGGACCTGAGTTTTAATCCCCTGAGGCATTTAGGCAGCTATAGCTTCTTCCGTTTTCCAGAACTGCAGGTGCTGGATTTATCCAG GTGTGAAATCCAGACAATTGAAGATGGGGCATATCAGAGTCTAAGCCACCTCTCCACCTTAATATTGACAGGAAACCCCATCCAGAGTTTAGCCCTGGGAGCCTTTTCTGGACTATCAAGTTTACAGAAGCTGGTGGCTGTGGAGACAAATCTAGCATCACTAGAGAACTTCCCCATTGGACATCTCAAAACTTTGAAAGAACTTAATGTGGCTCACAATCTTATCCAGTCTTTCAAATTACCTGAGTATTTTTCTAATCTGACCAATCTAGAGCACTTGGACCTTTCCagtaacaaaattcaaaatatttattgcaaaGACTTGCAGGTTCTACATCAAATGCCCCTACCCAATCTCTCTTTAGACCTGTCCCTGAACCCTATAAACTTTATCCAACCAGGTGCATTTAAAGAAATTAGGCTTCATAAGCTGACTTTGAGAAGTAATTTTGATGGTTTAAATGTAATGAAAACTTGTATTCAAGGTCTGGCTGGTTTAGAAGTCCATCGTTTGGTTCTGGGAGAATTTAGAAATCAAAGAAACTTGGAAGAGTTTGACAAATCTGCTCTGGAGGGATTGTGCAATTTGACCATTGAAGAATTCCGATTAGCATACTTAGACTACTACCTCAATAATATTATTGACTTATTTAATTGTTTggcaaatgtttcttcattttcccTGGTGAGTGTGACTATTAAAAGGGTAGAAGACTTTTCTTATAATTTCAGATGGCAACATTTAGAATTAGTTAACTGTAAATTTGAACAGTTTCCCACATTGGAACTCAAATCTCTCAAAAGGCTTACTTTCACTGCCAACAAAGGTGGGAATGCTTTTTCAGAAGTTTATCTACCAAGCCTTGAGTTTCTAGATCTCAGTAGAAATGGCTTGAGTTTCAAAGGTTGCTGTTCTCAAAATGATTTTGGGACAACCAGCCTAAAGTATTTAGATCTGAGCTTCAATGATGTTATTACCATGAGTTCAAACTTCTTGGGCTTAGAACAACTAGAACATCTGGATTTCCAGCATTCCAATTTGAAACAGATGAGTGAGTTTTCGGTATTCCTATCACTCAGAAACCTCATTTACCTTGACATTTCTCATACTCACACCAGAGTTGCTTTCAATGGCATCTTCGATGGCTTGCTCAGTCTCAAAATCTTGAAAATGGCTGGCAATTCTTTCCAGGAAAACTTCCTTCCAGATATCTTCACAGATCTGAAAAACTTGACCTTCCTGGACCTCTCTCAGTGTCAACTGGAGCAGTTGTCTCCAACAGCATTTGACACACTCAGCAAGCTTCAGGTACTAAATATGAGCCACAACAACTTCTTTTCATTGGATACGTTTCCTTATAAGTGTCTGCGCTCCCTCCAGGTTCTTGATTACAGTCTCAATCACATAATGACTTCCAAAAACCAGGAACTGCAGCATTTTCCAAGTAGTCTAGCTTTCTTAAATCTTACTCAGAATGACTTTGCTTGTACTTGTGAACACCAGAGTTTCCTGAAGTGGATCAAGGACCAGAGGCAGTTCTTGGTGGAAGGTGAACGAATGGAATGTGCAACACCTTCAGATAAACAGGGCATGCCAGTGCTGAGTTTGAATATTACCTGTCAGATGAATAAGACCATCATTGGTGTGTCTGTGTTCAGTGTGCTTGTGGTATCTGTTGTAGCAGTTCTGGTCTATAAGTTCTATTTTCACCTGATGCTTCTTGCTGGCTGCATAAAGTATGGTAGAGGTGAAAACATCTATGATGCCTTTGTTATCTACTCAAGCCAGGATGAGGACTGGGTAAGGAATGAGCTAGTAAAGAATTTAGAAGAAGGGGTGCCTCCCTTTAAGCTCTGCCTTCACTACAGAGACTTTATTCCCGGTGTGGCCATTGCTGCAAACATTATCCATGAAGGTTTCCATAAAAGCCGAAAGGTGATTGTTGTGGTGTCCCAGCACTTCATCCAGAGCCGCTGGTGTATCTTTGAATATGAGATTGCTCAGACCTGGCAGTTTCTGAGCAGTCGCGCAGGCATAATCTTCATTGTCCTGCAGAAGGTGGAGAAGACCCTGCTCAGGCAGCAGGTGGAGCTGTACCGCCTTCTCAGCAGGAACACTTACCTGGAGTGGGAGGACAGTGTCCTGGGGCAGCACATCTTCTGGAGACGACTCAGAAAAGCCCTGCTGGATGGCAGATCGTGGAATCCAGAAGAACAGTGGGTACAGGATGCAACTAGCAAGAAGCAACAACTAtctgaagaggaaaaataa